One Candidatus Limnocylindrales bacterium genomic window carries:
- a CDS encoding glycosyltransferase family 2 protein — protein MLTAAPRVTIIVLNWNGAELLPDCLTSLRRQTCQDFELLLVDNGSTDGSAELVARDFPEARLIALPENRGFCGGNNVGFREARGELILLLNNDAELREDFVANVIAAADLEPDFGMFAANVRMYDRREVFDSTGLLVYADGVCRSRGWLEKDVGQFDRADEVLAPNGCAAVYRRAMLDDVGLFDEAYFAYLEDLDLGLRGQLRGWRCRYLPGAVAYHKKSMTSGYHSAFKAHLVERNRIWNAVRLLPLRLLALSPFWTLARYVAQGFAAASGRGMSSTFSRDYTRGQLAGILLRAYVEALARLPEVWRQRQEIQGRRKLGALAVYVLLRRHRLPLLELAFKD, from the coding sequence GTGCTGACGGCTGCGCCGCGCGTCACGATCATCGTCCTGAACTGGAACGGCGCCGAGCTGCTTCCCGACTGCCTGACCTCGCTACGACGGCAGACCTGCCAGGACTTCGAGCTGCTCCTCGTCGACAACGGCTCCACCGACGGCAGCGCCGAACTGGTGGCGCGCGACTTTCCCGAGGCGCGCCTGATCGCGCTGCCGGAGAACCGGGGCTTCTGCGGCGGCAACAACGTCGGCTTTCGCGAGGCGCGCGGCGAACTGATCCTGCTGCTCAACAACGATGCCGAGCTGCGCGAGGACTTCGTCGCCAACGTCATCGCCGCGGCCGATCTGGAACCGGACTTCGGCATGTTCGCCGCCAACGTGCGCATGTACGATCGACGCGAGGTCTTCGATTCCACCGGCCTGCTCGTCTACGCCGACGGCGTGTGCCGCTCGCGCGGCTGGCTCGAAAAGGACGTGGGGCAGTTCGACAGGGCCGACGAGGTGCTGGCTCCCAACGGCTGCGCGGCCGTCTACCGGCGCGCCATGCTCGACGACGTGGGCCTCTTCGACGAGGCCTACTTCGCGTACCTCGAAGACCTCGACCTCGGGCTGCGCGGGCAGTTGCGCGGCTGGCGCTGCCGCTACCTGCCCGGCGCCGTCGCCTACCACAAGAAGTCGATGACCAGCGGCTATCATTCCGCCTTCAAGGCCCATCTGGTCGAGCGCAACCGGATCTGGAACGCGGTGCGCCTGCTGCCGCTTCGCCTGCTGGCGCTCAGCCCGTTCTGGACGCTGGCGCGTTACGTGGCCCAGGGCTTTGCCGCCGCCAGCGGCCGCGGCATGTCGAGCACGTTCTCGCGCGACTACACGCGCGGACAGCTCGCCGGCATCCTGCTGCGCGCCTACGTGGAAGCGCTCGCACGCCTGCCCGAGGTGTGGCGCCAGAGGCAGGAGATCCAGGGGCGCAGAAAGCTAGGCGCTCTGGCGGTTTACGTGCTTCTTCGCAGGCACCGCTTGCCGCTTCTGGAGCTGGCCTTCAAGGATTAG